The Antedon mediterranea chromosome 7, ecAntMedi1.1, whole genome shotgun sequence genome has a segment encoding these proteins:
- the LOC140054468 gene encoding uncharacterized protein produces MYTVLFVGFLFTLSSVQAIKYIERPSNTSVTIGDAVILRCSVSGKGKSKLYWERLGEPRYNEYISMDANIDPYGVYGRDIKSRYSVVGNQKLGEYHLKIERVNVDDDGEFACVYFENGYRDKHYVSSYVTVMWPAPEPPKCQVTYSISSQRVSLICLSRGGHPVASLAWTNGKTKLIGAPRKTNDVSLNIYQPGTKKFTESVFTCVATTPALETPRICKVLPVYINWHRNNLFTGDDVILTCKVFAHENDLAISWRINNQIVENSGKLTEFKDGKRKLIIYDLDITDNELKVTCIVRNRDGLTGNASEILYVSRQEYIVYKPTHTTTQSTLTPTTLSYLTTKATLLTKNKNGDINNIITTSVKPTLATLTQNANVSAIEGTVAYDNLPGPPFEVGVNGKDALLYKSFMIIVSVVALVLFILLITYGMRYRRSKTRSRLEKQRQLDEKCKESVPMTRVMSDMASESKRSDNEDSGISFGTEIESNIDCNTIDYKQRVMNAYPDLIINQDKCIDKKKDEPIYMCLNNCSDEESEDEKYQQKETNNNPVYMKLDREAEERDEVYCSVEIGNPFPNKDKDTHKHLYAVLESDSESCVVSDMRESDFCNSGYYSADSPCEYEELPESLPTRKQCPEPCAYAVTDLREVNRPLRPSLKQTLWKKLKKGSSNSLKDNREHISRRSLPKPSHKKEISRDNVHNPLTKTSSCPLVIPVVESARTPNMETLKRLRNAHFMANRPLISRPIFGRTVSTEQGIVVTDDYAELDINPPFSENQKDDTYESLDEYTIVKKSSPIGKRPIRLSPSFHGRELPKLKKSVSCRRCGSPTDRGFYSSSSEEEVRNTGPQTPPRILKNYKRIDQIRKDEARLKRASWPNRQQTRTEKLLNKSNAYSVVELD; encoded by the coding sequence atgtatacagtattgtttgtAGGGTTTTTATTCACTCTTTCCAGTGTTCAAGCGATTAAATACATTGAACGACCGTCAAATACATCTGTAACCATTGGAGATGCTGTCATCTTGCGATGCTCAGTCTCTGGCAAAGGAAAGTCAAAATTATACTGGGAAAGATTAGGAGAGCCAAGGTACAATGAGTACATCAGTATGGACGCGAACATCGACCCGTATGGAGTTTATGGTCGAGATATCAAGTCCCGATATTCTGTCGTTGGAAATCAAAAATTAGGTgaatatcatttaaaaattgaaagAGTAAACGTTGATGACGATGGAGAATTTGCTTGTGTATATTTTGAAAATGGGTATAGAGATAAACATTACGTCAGTTCTTATGTGACGGTAATGTGGCCTGCGCCTGAACCACCTAAATGTCAGGTAACATACAGTATTAGTTCACAGCGGGTATCATTAATATGCTTGTCTCGCGGGGGACATCCAGTAGCCTCGCTTGCATGGACAAAtggaaaaacaaaattgataggAGCGCCTCGAAAAACAAACGATGTCTCTTTGAATATTTATCAGCCGGGGACTAAAAAGTTTACAGAGAGCGTTTTTACATGTGTCGCAACTACACCGGCACTAGAGACTCCTCGAATTTGTAAAGTTTTACCCGTCTACATAAATTGGCACCGAAACAACTTATTTACAGGCGATGACGTTATCTTGACGTGTAAGGTGTTCGCACATGAAAACGACTTGGCAATTTCATGGCGAATTAACAACCAAATTGTAGAAAATTCCGGAAAATTAACGGAATTCAAAGACGGAAAACGAAAGTTGATAATATATGATCTCGATATTACAGATAATGAGCTAAAAGTAACGTGTATAGTTCGAAATCGAGATGGACTGACAGGAAATGCTAGCGAAATACTTTACGTGAGCAGACAAGAATATATAGTGTATAAACCCACTCACACTACCACGCAAAGTACACTCACACCAACGACCTTGAGTTACCTTACAACGAAAGCTACTTTATTGACCAAGAATAAAAATGGAGatattaacaatataattacaACATCTGTAAAACCTACATTAGCAACTTTAACACAAAATGCTAACGTTAGTGCAATTGAGGGAACGGTCGCGTACGATAATTTACCGGGTCCGCCATTTGAAGTTGGCGTCAACGGAAAAGATGCACTCCTTTACAAAAGTTTCATGATTATTGTTAGTGTTGTTgcattagtattatttattcttttgatTACATATGGAATGCGTTATCGTAGATCGAAAACGCGTTCGCGACTCGAAAAACAGCGTCAACTTGATGAAAAGTGTAAAGAAAGCGTTCCAATGACTAGAGTTATGAGTGACATGGCCAGTGAAAGTAAAAGGTCGGATAATGAAGATAGTGGAATATCATTTGGTACCGAAATAGAATCAAATATAGACTGTAATACTATTGATTATAAACAACGAGTTATGAACGCGTACCCTGATCTTATCATTAATCAGGACAAATGTATTGATAAGAAAAAAGATGAGCCAATCTATATGTGTCTAAATAATTGTTCTGATGAAGAATCTGAGGATGAAAAATATCAACAGAAAGAGACAAATAATAATCCTGTTTATATGAAACTTGACCGCGAAGCGGAGGAGAGGGACGAGGTTTATTGCAGCGTTGAAATCGGTAACCCTTTTCCAAATAAGGATAAAGACACGCACAAGCATTTGTACGCAGTGCTTGAGAGCGATTCAGAAAGTTGCGTCGTTAGTGATATGAGAGAAAGTGATTTTTGCAATAGTGGATATTATAGCGCCGATTCTCCATGTGAATACGAAGAACTTCCTGAAAGTCTACCCACACGTAAACAGTGTCCTGAACCCTGTGCGTATGCGGTCACAGACCTTAGAGAGGTAAACCGTCCTCTACGACCATCACTAAAACAAACTTTATGGAAGAAGTTAAAAAAGGGTAGTAGTAACTCTTTAAAAGATAACAGGGAACATATATCGAGACGTAGTTTACCCAAACCATCACACAAAAAGGAAATAAGCCGTGATAACGTGCATAACCCACTAACAAAAACGAGCAGTTGTCCTTTAGTTATTCCCGTCGTCGAAAGTGCAAGAACACCAAATATGGAAACTCTTAAAAGGTTACGAAACGCGCACTTCATGGCCAACAGGCCACTGATTAGTCGACCAATATTTGGACGAACTGTAAGTACAGAACAAGGAATTGTTGTCACAGACGATTATGCTGAATTAGATATTAATCCGCCATTTTCAGAAAACCAAAAAGACGATACATATGAGTCACTTGATGAGTATACCATTGTTAAAAAAAGTAGTCCCATCGGCAAAAGGCCTATCAGACTAAGTCCATCTTTCCATGGACGAGAACTCCCAAAACTAAAAAAGTCAGTATCATGTCGGAGATGTGGCTCCCCAACAGATCGTGGATTTTATAGTTCCAGTTCAGAGGAGGAAGTTAGGAACACTGGCCCACAAACACCACCTaggattttaaaaaattacaaacgAATTGATCAGATTCGAAAAGATGAAGCTCGATTAAAACGTGCTTCTTGGCCAAATCGCCAGCAAACTCGAACAGAGAAACTATTAAATAAATCTAACGCATATTCGGTTGTAGAATTAGATTAA